In Sphaerospermopsis torques-reginae ITEP-024, the genomic window GATCAATCTGAGCAAACAGCGAATCGGGTATATTTAGAAAAGTGGATGGATAGATTTAAAACTTCTCGGTTATTAGAAGTAAATAAATAGTACATAGGTACAGACAAAGTTTGCTTTAGACTAGGTGAAGTTAGTGACAACAGAGTGCAAAATTAATGATAATGAGTTAGTTCATAGGTCAGGGTGCGAGAGTGATCACTCAATCTCAAATGGTAGATAGAATCAACGATATAGCTTGGCAAGCTCATCAAGGCAGCGTTGCCGCTATTATTCAGGTATTGAACGAAAGACTCGTGATGTCTGGTGTCAGAACTAGAGCGATTTTTGCTGATGGTGTGTTACAAATTTTATGCGAAGCGGCTAAGGTAGAACAACTTGAGCAGTCTACTTTGGTAGCTAACATCCAGCAAATTTTGGAATCTATAGCACCGCGTAACATTCGCAAAGTCAATATCAACAGTCGCATTGTGCGGGAAGAGCAATTATTATGGTTAGATGAAATTAACCGCAATAGCGAAAATCAATTACTTTGGTCACAGGAAATTACTCTATCTCAGCCTAGTCTTTTCCAGCAATTAATTCAAGATTTTACAACCGCCTATACTGAGTTCGGAAAACCGATTTTACCTAAAGCGCAATCTTTACTAACTAACCAGGATAAAAACAAGGATGCAACCAACAAGCTGATCATCGGTTCGGTTAGTTTGTCTGCATTACTTTTGCTGGCTGGGTTGTTTGATGAACGTTTGGGTAATTCAATAAAAAATCTTATACCATTGCAAATCTCGCAATCTGTAAAAACCGCAGGTGAGGTTAAATCAAAAGTATCATCTTCTGATAATCAAAAAAGTCCTGCTCAATCTGTAAATGATACATCTGATGATCAATTTGCAGATGCAGTGAGACTTGCTAACCAAGCCTCTGCTGCTGGTAAAACAGCTACAACTTCAACTCAGTGGTTGGAGTTAGCTGCTAGATGGCAAAGGGCTTCTGATTTAATGAATCAAGTTCCACCTAGTCATGGCCGCTATCAAGAAGCACAAATTCGTGCCAGATTATACAGGCAATATAGTAAAGATGCTGAGAAAGAAGCAGAAAAAATGGGTGACAGGTGACTGGGGACTGGGGACAGGTGACTGGTGACTGGTAAAAATCTTTTCTTCCCCTGCCTCCCCTGCCTCCTGCCTTCTGCCTCCTGATGACTAAACACTCATTTCCAACATCCGTTGCATGGGTTGGAGTGCAGCAAGACGAATATCCTCTGACATGGTAATTTCGGGGGTGCGGTTTTTCATCGCTAAGTACAGCTTTTCTAAGGTATTTAACCGCATAAACGGACACTCATTACAATTACAGTTATTCTCAGGAGGTGCAGGAATAAAGTGTTTACCCGGTGCTAATTTTTGCATCTGGTGGATGATTCCTGGCTCTGTAGCGACGATAAACTCCTGGCTAGGGCTTTTTTGACAATAATTCAATAAAGCGGCTGTAGAGCCGATATAGCTGGCGTGACGTAAGACGCTGGTTTCACATTCTGGATGAGCGATCGCTTCTGCTTCTGGATGTGTAGTTTTTAACTCAACTATTTTCTTTTCGGAAAATGTCTCATGAACAATACAGCTACCTTGCCATAACAGCATATCCCGTCCGGTTTGTTGCATTACGTACCGTCCCAAGTTCCGATCTGGTGCAAAAATAATTGGTTGTTCTTTGGGTATTTGCTGAACAATCTTCACAGCGTTGGAACTGGTGCAGATAATATCGCTCATGGCCTTGATTTCGGCAGAGCAATTAATGTAAGAAATTACTAGATGGTCTGGATGTGCGGCTTTAAAAGCTGCAAACTGATCTGGGGGACAACTATCAGCTAAGGAACAACCAGCATTTAAATCTGGTAACAGTACCAATTTATCAGGATTGAGGATTTTTGCGGTTTCTGCCATGAAGTGAACACCAGCAAACACAATCACATCTGCATTTGTTTGTGCTGCTGCTCTTGCTAATTGTAAAGAGTCTCCAATAAAATCTGCAATATCCTGTATATCTGGATCTTGATAGTAATGCGCTAATATTACTGCGTTGAGTTCTGTTTTCAGATCCTCAATGGCAGCAAATAAATCTAATGGTAGTGTACCCTGTGGTCGAGCGAGTGTAGTTGTAAACACAATTAAGAACTGCTTTTGATTACAAATTGTTACTTTATGGATTCAATTATAGTAGTTTTTACCAAAAATGGTAGACGGTTGATGGGGGTAATTTATGGGGAGTATCCCAAATGTGTAAGTTTATTTTTGTCTGACAACAGAAAATTATCCCTGGCTTGATATGATTGAACCGCAAAGACGAGCCAGTGCGTTGGGCGGCTCTGCCAACTTGTAGCAACTGGCGTGCAAAGTACACAAAGGTAAGAGAGTTTCAGAGGGTTTTTGGTGTGGCTGCGTTTATTTTTTCGTTCATTGGAATGCTCCCAATTTATTTCCAAATGGGGTAGAGTTTCTTATCCTGATATATATATGGATATGGCTTTTTAAAGTGGCATGACCAGTCAGAAAACTCAATCAAAACCTGTGAAAATCGCTGTAGTTGGCGATGTTCACGACTTATGGGAAGTAGAAGATGGTATCGCACTCAAACATTTGGGTGTTGACTTAGTGCTGTTTGTGGGAGATTTTGGGAATGAGTCGGTGGAGGTGGTAAGAGCGATCGCTTCCCTGGATATTCCCAAAGCAGCAGTAATGGGCAACCACGACGCATGGTACACTGCCACTGAATGGGGACGGAAAAAATGTCCTTATGACCGCACTAAGGAAGACCGGGTACAGGAACAATTAGATTTATTAGGATCTGCCCAAGTCGGTTATGGTAAATTGGATTTTCCAGATTGGAATTTAACAGTAGTGGGTAGTCGTCCTTTTACTTGGGGTGGATCAGAGTGGAGATTTGCTGATATCTGTAAACAACGGTATGGTGTCAGCACTTTAGAAGAGTCAGTAGATAAAATAGTGCAAGCGGTGAAAAGTGCAGCTTGTGAGAATATTATTTTTTTGGGTCATAATGGACCGACAGGGTTAGGCGATCGCCCTGAAGATCCCTGTGGTAAAGATTGGCATCCTATTGGTGGTGACTTTGGTGATCCTGACTTAGCAGCAGCCATTTCTCAAAGTATCAATATGAACAAAACCGTTTCTCTGGTGGCTTTTGGTCATATGCACCGGAATCTGCGCCATACTAAGAAAGTGTTAAGAAAAGCTATATTTAGAAGTCCAGAGGGAACAGTTTATTTAAATGCGGCAAATGTCCCCAGAATTGTGGCAGAAAATGGGGGAAAACGGCGGAATTTTTCCTTGGTTGAGTTAGATGGGGGTGTGGTAACAAAAGCTTCTCTGGTTTGGGTGGGTGATGACTTCCAGGTGGTATCGGAAGAAATTTTTTATAATTCTTTGCCTTCGGTAGTGCCAACGGCGTAATTATAGGCTATACTGTTATCTGTCGGTTTTTGTGTTTGACAAACTGACAGACAATTTGGAGAGGTGGCAGAGTGGTCGATTGCGCCTGACTTGAAATCAGGTGAAGTGAAAGCTTCCGGGAGTTCGAATCTCCCCCTCTCCGTTTGATGGTTTTTATGTCACGCAGAGGCGCTTCAGTCGCAGAGAAGAGCGCAGGAGTTTGATTTAACTATATTAAAATCTGATGTAAGGTAAGAGTCAGCTTTGCTATGATTCCAGATATCACCTTTCTGATATGTAATTCAGTAGTGGGTATGATTTGCTGAAATTGCAATTAATGATAGGGTGTAGAGGAGTGGAAATATTTAGTCATAATTAAAAATTACTCATGAAAGTAAAAATTGCTAATTTAGGTGTTGTTGAAAAAGCGGAAATAGATTTAAAGCCTTTAACTGTGTTTATTGGTAGAAATGGCACAGGTAAAACTTGGACAGCTTATACTTTAGCATCTATTTTAGGTAAATATGGATGTGTTAGATATTGGAAAGAGCATATTGATAAAAAGACTAAACAGAGATATCCAATTATAGATAATGCAATTGAAGAATTTTTACAAGAAGGAAATGTTCGGATTGATTTAATAGATTTTGCTGAAGAGTTTATTGAAATATACATCAATGATGTTTCTTCTTTGTCACATAACTGGATGAATACATTTCTAGAAACCGAGCGTGTTAATTTTGAAAATATGAACGTAAGTTTTAATTTATCTGAAGCTAAACAAGAAATATTTGATAATATCAAAACTCATGTTGTGCAACAAAAATTTTCTTTTGGTTCTCAAAGTAAAAATACTCTTCATATTCTTAAAGAATTAGGTAAACCCAGTATTTATTTCTATATAGTTTCAGTTTCTGAATATAGTATTTTGAATAAATTACCTAAAATAGTATTTGAACAAATATTGCTTCAAGAAATTTTTAAGATAATTCATAGAGCTTTTTATTCATGTGTATATATATTTCCTACAGAAAGAACTGGTGTTCTACCATTATTTTCTTCAATTAACAAAATAGAGGAGTATTATGAAAGTGAAGATTATGAAGATTATGAAGATGATGATGAAAATATTGTGTATGGATATGTAAACTTCACCGAAGTAGTAAAAAAATTTAAAAATATGGTATATTCCGTATACGAAAAAACATCTATTGAGAGAGAAGAAGAGAATCAAGTATACCCAGAAGTTTCAAAATATATTCAATTAGCACAAATATTAGAAAATGATATTTTGGAAGGAAAAGTAAATATTATTGATGACACTGGGATTAATAAAGAAATATTATATCAACCATCAGAAAATATTAAATTAGAAATGGCGGTTTCTTCGTCAATGGTTAAAGAATTAGCACCATTAGTTTTGTACTTGCGTCATTTAGCTTTACCAAATGAATTACTGATTATTGATGAACCAGAAATGAATTTACACCCAGCAGCGCAAGTAGAAATCACAGAATTTTTAGCAATGTTAGTTCAAGCTGGTTTAAAGGTTTTGATTACAACTCATAGCCCTTATATTGTTGATCATCTTTCTAATTTAATGAAAGCTGCTAAATATGAAGACAAAGAAAGTATCAAAGAACGATTTTATTTAGAAAGAACAGAAGCTTTTATTCCTCAAGATAAAGTTTCTGTATATTTGTTTGAAGATGGTACAGCTAAAAATATATTACATGAAGACGGTAGGATAGATTGGGGAACATTTGGTGATGTATCAGATGACATTTCCCATATTTTTCCATAATCACTCTTAAATTTTCAATTCAGGAGTGATTTAAAAATGCTTTTCAATCATTTGTTGTTATCAGGTTGTTTACTACCAGGAAAAACAAGTCATAAAGAAGATGGAGTAGAGGTAACTTTACAACCAGCGAGTGGTGAAACAGTTTTATTTTTTCATATAGACGAAAAATCAAATCCTAATTGTCAGTTTCGTAAATTATTAGGATTAGATAAAGAAGGAATGAAAATCTGTGATCTCATCGTATTCTATGCAAAAGAGAGTGAAAGGATAATCTGCTTTGTAGAATTGAAGGGTAAGGATATAAATACAGCAAAGGAACAAGTTATAAATACATATACTTACTTTGATAAATTCTTGAAAAAAACTGATTCATCATTAAAGTTTACTCCAAAAACTTATATTAGATCGAACGTTGCTGCACCACAAGAAATAGAAGAATATAAAAAAGAATTAAAGGCTAAATTTGGTGAAGGTAACTATGACATTAGCAAAAATTCAGATTTAGGTGCTTTTCTAAGAGGTGCGAAGTATCAACCTAAAGGAAAACGAAAGCAGCGGTAAGATAAAAGACAAAATTTATACCTGAATACCAAAAACCTCTCCT contains:
- the nadA gene encoding quinolinate synthase NadA yields the protein MFTTTLARPQGTLPLDLFAAIEDLKTELNAVILAHYYQDPDIQDIADFIGDSLQLARAAAQTNADVIVFAGVHFMAETAKILNPDKLVLLPDLNAGCSLADSCPPDQFAAFKAAHPDHLVISYINCSAEIKAMSDIICTSSNAVKIVQQIPKEQPIIFAPDRNLGRYVMQQTGRDMLLWQGSCIVHETFSEKKIVELKTTHPEAEAIAHPECETSVLRHASYIGSTAALLNYCQKSPSQEFIVATEPGIIHQMQKLAPGKHFIPAPPENNCNCNECPFMRLNTLEKLYLAMKNRTPEITMSEDIRLAALQPMQRMLEMSV
- a CDS encoding AAA family ATPase, with the protein product MKVKIANLGVVEKAEIDLKPLTVFIGRNGTGKTWTAYTLASILGKYGCVRYWKEHIDKKTKQRYPIIDNAIEEFLQEGNVRIDLIDFAEEFIEIYINDVSSLSHNWMNTFLETERVNFENMNVSFNLSEAKQEIFDNIKTHVVQQKFSFGSQSKNTLHILKELGKPSIYFYIVSVSEYSILNKLPKIVFEQILLQEIFKIIHRAFYSCVYIFPTERTGVLPLFSSINKIEEYYESEDYEDYEDDDENIVYGYVNFTEVVKKFKNMVYSVYEKTSIEREEENQVYPEVSKYIQLAQILENDILEGKVNIIDDTGINKEILYQPSENIKLEMAVSSSMVKELAPLVLYLRHLALPNELLIIDEPEMNLHPAAQVEITEFLAMLVQAGLKVLITTHSPYIVDHLSNLMKAAKYEDKESIKERFYLERTEAFIPQDKVSVYLFEDGTAKNILHEDGRIDWGTFGDVSDDISHIFP
- a CDS encoding TIGR04168 family protein — encoded protein: MTSQKTQSKPVKIAVVGDVHDLWEVEDGIALKHLGVDLVLFVGDFGNESVEVVRAIASLDIPKAAVMGNHDAWYTATEWGRKKCPYDRTKEDRVQEQLDLLGSAQVGYGKLDFPDWNLTVVGSRPFTWGGSEWRFADICKQRYGVSTLEESVDKIVQAVKSAACENIIFLGHNGPTGLGDRPEDPCGKDWHPIGGDFGDPDLAAAISQSINMNKTVSLVAFGHMHRNLRHTKKVLRKAIFRSPEGTVYLNAANVPRIVAENGGKRRNFSLVELDGGVVTKASLVWVGDDFQVVSEEIFYNSLPSVVPTA